The Georgenia sp. TF02-10 genome window below encodes:
- a CDS encoding (Fe-S)-binding protein — translation MLQSVAVVLVLLATAAGVAVFARGAVVLVRRVGVGRPAPGRLRPVGRRLVTTVREVLGHGHFRQRPAVRVAHWAVMVSFPLLFLTLLAGYGQLTDPAWAIPLLGHLPPWEWLTEVFAWAGLVGIGWLVAVRLRSQPRRSAPVDAQRGSRFFGSTRWQAYFVEAVIAAVVLCVLALRALEYAYLAAQGSDLASALHFPLTGWAGRLLAGTAPATLADAITVVAAVKILVSMGWLVVVGLQPAMGVAWHRFLALVNVYARREPGGGPALGPAAPMTVAGRPVDAAALEELPEDARLGVGTVADFSWKGLLDFSTCTECGRCQDQCPAWNTGKPLSPKLFTLALRDHSAAAAPFLRAAAAAGGAPDGGAPAGGGPTGAAAGSAPGGATATGGPTGRSGPAAAGAVGNGPEDLSALALTGRDGFRPHTGDVLGALSAAGATGPGGVATVPGELVPGVVDPDVLWSCTTCGACVHQCPVDIEHVDHILDLRRHQVLMASAFPAELGGMFRKLESRGNPWGMAARKRLDWAKDLPFEVPVVGADVASAGEVDYLFWVGCAGAFEDRARRTTRAVAELLHAAGVSFAVLGDGESCTGDPARRAGNEVLFQMLAAQNVETLRDAGVQRIVVTCAHCFNTLAREYPQLGGRFDVVHHTQLLNRLVREGRLTPVPPPAGEARTVTYHDPCYLGRHNQVYAPPRELLGALPEVRTVEMPRSGETAMCCGGGGARVWMEERIGTRVSTERAREATATGATAVATACPFCTTMLADGVAANGSDAEVLDVAQLLLAGVRRGQDGG, via the coding sequence GTGCTGCAGAGCGTCGCCGTCGTGCTCGTGCTCCTCGCCACCGCCGCCGGGGTGGCCGTCTTCGCCCGCGGCGCGGTCGTCCTGGTCCGCCGGGTGGGGGTGGGCCGGCCGGCGCCGGGCCGGCTGCGGCCGGTGGGCCGGCGCCTGGTCACGACCGTCCGGGAGGTCCTCGGCCACGGGCACTTCCGCCAGCGGCCGGCGGTGCGGGTGGCGCACTGGGCCGTGATGGTCTCCTTCCCGCTGCTCTTCCTCACCCTGCTCGCCGGCTACGGCCAGCTCACCGACCCCGCCTGGGCGATCCCGCTGCTCGGCCACCTGCCGCCGTGGGAGTGGCTGACCGAGGTCTTCGCCTGGGCCGGGCTGGTGGGGATCGGCTGGCTGGTCGCGGTCCGGCTGCGGAGCCAGCCCCGCCGGTCGGCGCCGGTGGACGCCCAGCGCGGGTCCCGGTTCTTCGGGTCCACCCGGTGGCAGGCCTACTTCGTCGAGGCCGTCATCGCCGCGGTGGTGCTCTGCGTCCTGGCGCTGCGCGCCCTGGAGTACGCCTATCTCGCCGCCCAGGGGTCGGACCTGGCCAGCGCCCTGCACTTCCCGCTGACCGGGTGGGCCGGGCGGCTGCTCGCCGGGACCGCGCCGGCCACGCTCGCCGACGCGATCACCGTGGTCGCCGCGGTGAAGATCCTGGTCTCGATGGGCTGGCTCGTCGTCGTCGGGCTGCAGCCCGCCATGGGCGTGGCCTGGCACCGGTTCCTCGCCCTGGTCAACGTCTACGCCCGCCGCGAGCCCGGCGGCGGCCCGGCGCTCGGCCCGGCCGCCCCGATGACCGTGGCCGGCCGCCCGGTGGACGCCGCCGCGCTGGAGGAGCTGCCCGAGGACGCCCGGCTGGGCGTGGGCACGGTGGCGGACTTCAGCTGGAAAGGCCTGCTCGACTTCTCCACCTGCACCGAGTGCGGCCGCTGCCAGGACCAGTGCCCGGCGTGGAACACCGGCAAGCCGCTCTCCCCCAAGCTCTTCACCCTCGCCCTGCGGGACCACTCGGCGGCCGCCGCGCCGTTCCTGCGCGCCGCGGCCGCCGCCGGCGGCGCACCCGACGGTGGCGCACCGGCCGGCGGCGGGCCGACCGGTGCGGCGGCCGGCTCGGCCCCGGGCGGGGCGACGGCGACCGGCGGCCCGACCGGGAGGTCCGGACCGGCTGCGGCGGGCGCCGTCGGGAACGGCCCGGAGGACCTGAGTGCCCTCGCCCTGACCGGGCGGGACGGGTTCCGCCCGCACACCGGTGACGTCCTCGGCGCGCTCAGCGCCGCCGGCGCGACCGGCCCCGGCGGGGTGGCGACGGTGCCGGGCGAGCTGGTGCCGGGCGTCGTCGACCCGGACGTGCTGTGGTCGTGCACCACGTGCGGGGCGTGCGTGCACCAGTGCCCGGTGGACATCGAGCACGTCGACCACATCCTGGACCTGCGCCGCCACCAGGTCCTCATGGCCTCGGCGTTCCCGGCCGAGCTCGGCGGGATGTTCCGCAAGCTCGAGAGCCGGGGCAACCCGTGGGGCATGGCGGCCCGGAAGCGGCTGGACTGGGCCAAGGACCTGCCGTTCGAGGTGCCGGTGGTCGGCGCCGACGTCGCCTCCGCCGGCGAGGTGGACTACCTGTTCTGGGTGGGCTGCGCCGGGGCGTTCGAGGACCGGGCGCGGCGGACCACCCGCGCCGTCGCCGAGCTGCTGCACGCCGCCGGCGTCTCCTTCGCCGTGCTGGGCGACGGGGAGTCCTGCACCGGGGACCCGGCCCGCCGGGCCGGCAACGAGGTGCTCTTCCAGATGCTCGCCGCGCAGAACGTCGAGACGCTGCGCGACGCCGGCGTCCAGCGCATCGTGGTCACCTGCGCGCACTGCTTCAACACCCTCGCCCGGGAGTACCCCCAGCTCGGCGGCCGGTTCGACGTCGTCCACCACACCCAGCTGCTCAACCGGCTGGTCCGCGAGGGCCGGCTGACGCCGGTGCCGCCGCCGGCCGGGGAGGCCCGGACCGTCACCTACCACGACCCGTGCTACCTGGGCCGGCACAACCAGGTCTACGCCCCGCCGCGCGAGCTCCTCGGCGCCCTGCCGGAGGTCCGGACGGTGGAGATGCCGCGCAGCGGCGAGACGGCCATGTGCTGCGGCGGGGGCGGCGCGCGGGTGTGGATGGAGGAGCGGATCGGCACCCGCGTCTCCACCGAGCGGGCCCGCGAGGCGACCGCGACCGGCGCCACCGCGGTCGCCACCGCCTGCCCGTTCTGCACCACGATGCTCGCCGACGGGGTGGCCGCGAACGGCAGCGACGCCGAGGTGCTCGACGTCGCCCAGCTGCTGCTCGCCGGGGTGCGCCGCGGGCAGGACGGCGGGTGA
- a CDS encoding TIGR03885 family FMN-dependent LLM class oxidoreductase codes for MTTYGHHASHEQIAPSQLLRDLQAAERAGFAMGMCSDHFAPWSHRQGHSGFTWSWLGAALATTGLRLGCVSAPGQRYHPAVLAQAMATLAEMFPGRFWTALGTGQAMNEHITGDRWPVKAERLDRLEECVAVIRALHRGEEVTHAGLVRVDRAQLFDLPPAPVPLLAAAISPATAARAAAWADGLITINQPAEKLRAVIDAYRDGGGKGPLALQVHLSWAPTEAEAQAIAHDQWRSNVFDEPVSLDLPTPEHFDVASRDVTPETVAGAVRVSADPARHVAWLREYADLGFDEIYLHHVGQDQGRWLETAATDVLPHLTEA; via the coding sequence GTGACGACCTACGGGCACCACGCCTCCCACGAGCAGATCGCGCCGAGCCAACTGCTGCGCGACCTGCAGGCGGCCGAGCGGGCCGGCTTCGCGATGGGCATGTGCTCGGACCACTTCGCCCCGTGGAGCCACCGGCAGGGCCACTCCGGGTTCACCTGGTCCTGGCTCGGCGCGGCGCTGGCCACCACCGGGCTGCGGCTGGGCTGCGTCAGCGCCCCCGGGCAGCGCTACCACCCGGCGGTCCTCGCGCAGGCCATGGCCACCCTCGCCGAGATGTTCCCGGGCCGGTTCTGGACGGCGCTGGGGACCGGCCAGGCGATGAACGAGCACATCACCGGGGACCGGTGGCCGGTCAAGGCGGAGCGGCTGGACCGCCTGGAGGAGTGCGTGGCGGTGATCCGCGCCCTGCACCGGGGCGAGGAGGTCACCCACGCCGGGCTGGTCCGGGTGGACCGTGCCCAGCTCTTCGACCTGCCGCCCGCCCCCGTCCCGCTGCTCGCCGCGGCGATCAGCCCGGCGACGGCGGCCCGCGCGGCCGCCTGGGCGGACGGGCTGATCACCATCAACCAGCCGGCCGAGAAGCTCCGCGCCGTGATCGACGCCTACCGCGACGGTGGCGGGAAGGGCCCGCTGGCGCTGCAGGTGCACCTGTCCTGGGCGCCCACCGAGGCCGAGGCGCAGGCGATCGCCCACGACCAGTGGCGCAGCAACGTCTTCGACGAGCCGGTGAGCCTGGACCTGCCCACCCCGGAGCACTTCGACGTCGCCAGCCGGGACGTCACCCCGGAGACCGTGGCCGGCGCGGTCCGGGTCTCCGCCGACCCGGCCCGGCACGTGGCCTGGCTGCGCGAGTACGCCGACCTCGGCTTCGACGAGATCTACCTCCACCACGTCGGGCAGGACCAGGGCCGCTGGCTCGAGACCGCCGCGACCGACGTCCTGCCCCACCTGACGGAGGCCTGA
- a CDS encoding alpha-amylase family protein produces the protein MRISDTSDLWYKNAVIYCLDVETFFDSDGDGVGDLAGLAQRVDYLAGLGVTCLWLMPFYPSPDRDDGYDVADFYGVDPRLGTHGDLVEFVRTAKDRGLRVIIDLLVNHTSDQHPWFQEARKSVDNPYRDYYVWRSDPPGDTSDQVVFPDQEDSIWQLDERTGEWYLHHFYRHQPDLNIANPAVRDEIAKVMGFWLQLGVDGFRVDAVPFFLNNLGTAERERHEFAQPHEYLQALRAFLQRRSGEAILLGEVNLPFADQPQFFGGREGNELTMMFDFVSMQAAYLSMARQDARPLANALLARPKDKISPDSQYANFLRNHDELTLDQLSPEERQEVFDAFGPEPEMQLYGRGLKRRLPPMLDGDPRRLKMAYSLLFALPGTPVLFYGEEIGMGENLQMPGRNAVRSPMQWTAEESAGFSTADADKLAAPVVPGGFGPEYVNVAAARNDPDSLLNHVIRMAQRYRESPELGWGNLEVLDQPHHAVLAHRCTWDEASVVLLHNLGPEPVTVPLTLPEAEGTVLIDLLQQGECAVDAEHRVELALDGYGYRWLRVKRPGDRRLP, from the coding sequence ATGCGCATCAGCGACACCTCGGACCTGTGGTACAAGAACGCGGTCATCTACTGCCTGGACGTGGAGACGTTCTTCGATTCCGACGGCGACGGCGTGGGTGACCTCGCCGGCCTCGCCCAGCGGGTGGACTACCTCGCCGGGCTGGGCGTGACCTGCCTGTGGCTGATGCCCTTCTACCCCAGCCCGGACCGGGACGACGGCTACGACGTCGCCGACTTCTACGGCGTCGACCCGCGCCTGGGCACGCACGGGGACCTGGTGGAGTTCGTCCGCACCGCCAAGGACCGGGGCCTGCGGGTGATCATCGACCTGCTCGTCAACCACACCTCCGACCAGCACCCCTGGTTCCAGGAGGCCCGCAAGAGCGTGGACAACCCCTACCGCGACTACTACGTGTGGCGGTCCGACCCGCCGGGGGACACCTCCGACCAGGTGGTCTTCCCCGACCAGGAGGACTCGATCTGGCAGCTCGACGAGCGGACCGGCGAGTGGTACCTCCACCACTTCTACCGCCACCAGCCGGACCTGAACATCGCCAACCCGGCGGTCCGGGACGAGATCGCCAAGGTCATGGGCTTCTGGCTCCAGCTCGGGGTGGACGGCTTCCGGGTGGACGCGGTGCCCTTCTTCCTCAACAACCTGGGCACGGCCGAGCGGGAGCGGCACGAGTTCGCCCAGCCCCACGAGTACCTGCAGGCGCTGCGCGCCTTCCTCCAGCGCCGCTCGGGCGAGGCGATCCTGCTGGGCGAGGTCAACCTGCCCTTCGCCGACCAGCCGCAGTTCTTTGGCGGCCGGGAGGGCAACGAGCTGACCATGATGTTCGACTTCGTCAGCATGCAGGCCGCGTACCTGTCCATGGCCCGCCAGGACGCTCGCCCGCTGGCCAACGCGCTGCTCGCCCGGCCGAAGGACAAGATCTCGCCCGACTCCCAGTACGCCAACTTCCTGCGCAACCACGACGAGCTCACCCTGGACCAGCTCTCGCCGGAGGAGCGCCAGGAGGTCTTCGACGCCTTCGGCCCCGAGCCGGAGATGCAGCTGTACGGCCGCGGCCTCAAGCGGCGGCTGCCGCCGATGCTCGACGGCGACCCGCGCCGGCTGAAGATGGCCTACTCCCTGCTGTTCGCGCTGCCCGGGACCCCGGTGCTGTTCTACGGCGAGGAGATCGGCATGGGCGAGAACCTGCAGATGCCCGGCCGCAACGCCGTCCGCAGCCCGATGCAGTGGACGGCGGAGGAGAGCGCCGGGTTCTCCACCGCCGACGCCGACAAGCTCGCCGCCCCCGTGGTCCCCGGTGGCTTCGGGCCCGAGTACGTCAACGTCGCCGCCGCCCGGAACGACCCGGACTCCCTCCTGAACCACGTGATCCGGATGGCCCAGCGGTACCGGGAGAGCCCGGAGCTCGGCTGGGGCAACCTGGAGGTCCTGGACCAGCCGCACCACGCCGTCCTCGCCCACCGCTGCACCTGGGACGAGGCATCAGTGGTGCTCCTGCACAACCTGGGGCCGGAGCCGGTCACGGTCCCGCTCACCCTGCCGGAGGCGGAGGGCACCGTCCTCATTGACCTCCTCCAGCAGGGGGAGTGTGCCGTGGACGCCGAGCACCGCGTCGAGCTGGCGCTGGACGGCTACGGCTACCGCTGGCTCCGGGTGAAGCGGCCGGGCGACCGCCGGCTGCCCTGA
- the dcd gene encoding dCTP deaminase: MLLSDGDIRAQVDAGRVRLDPYDPAMIQPASIDVRLDRYFRLFDNHRYPVIDPAQDQPELTRLVDVGAEDPLVLHPGEFVLGATYELVTLPDDIAARLEGKSSLGRLGLLTHSTAGFIDPGFTGHVTLELSNTATMPIMLWPGMKIGQLCFFQLSSAAERPYGAGATGSRYQGQRGPTASRSHLGFHRTPVG; encoded by the coding sequence GTGCTGCTCTCCGACGGCGACATCCGCGCCCAGGTCGACGCGGGCCGGGTCCGGCTGGACCCCTACGACCCGGCGATGATCCAGCCCGCCAGCATCGACGTGCGCCTGGACCGCTACTTCCGCCTCTTCGACAACCACCGCTACCCGGTCATCGACCCTGCCCAGGACCAGCCCGAGCTCACCCGGCTCGTCGACGTCGGCGCCGAGGACCCGCTCGTCCTGCACCCGGGTGAGTTCGTCCTCGGCGCCACCTACGAGCTGGTCACCCTCCCCGACGACATCGCCGCCCGCCTGGAGGGCAAGTCCTCCCTGGGCCGCCTCGGCCTGCTCACCCACTCCACCGCCGGCTTCATCGACCCCGGCTTCACCGGCCACGTCACCCTGGAGCTGTCCAACACCGCGACGATGCCGATCATGCTCTGGCCGGGCATGAAGATCGGCCAGCTCTGCTTCTTTCAGCTCTCCTCCGCCGCCGAGCGGCCCTACGGCGCCGGCGCCACCGGCTCGCGCTACCAGGGGCAGCGGGGCCCCACCGCCTCCCGCTCCCACCTCGGCTTCCACCGCACCCCGGTCGGATGA
- a CDS encoding LacI family DNA-binding transcriptional regulator, which yields MAATLRDVAERAEVSVRTVSNVVSGYEHVSERMRRRVQAAIEELDYRPNPVARTLRTGRTGVLALVVPEIDVPYFAELAREVIDAAAAVGYRVMIDQTGHDHERERDLLAGTDRTMLFDGILFSPLVTKAELLEMNTRTSMPLVLLGEHDFDGRYDHVAIDNVRAARDAVEHLVALGRSRIAAIGVQPAEDYATPQQRTAGYEQALVSAGHDVDPRYLQPAEHYRRADGYEAARALLALPERPDAIFCYSDLLAMGAMRAVFDAGLRVPEDVAIIGVDDIEEGRYSRPSLSTVSLDTPFIAHHAVARIAARIAEPDGPAIEVVAPHTVIPRESTDGPVGPSRLR from the coding sequence ATGGCCGCAACGCTGCGGGACGTGGCCGAACGGGCTGAGGTCTCGGTGCGCACCGTGTCGAACGTGGTGAGCGGCTACGAGCACGTCAGCGAGCGCATGCGCCGGCGTGTGCAGGCCGCGATCGAGGAGCTGGACTACCGCCCCAACCCGGTGGCCAGGACCTTGCGCACGGGGCGCACCGGGGTGCTCGCCCTCGTGGTCCCCGAGATCGACGTCCCGTACTTCGCAGAGCTCGCCCGGGAGGTCATCGACGCGGCAGCCGCTGTTGGGTACCGGGTGATGATCGACCAGACCGGGCACGACCACGAGCGTGAGCGGGACCTGCTCGCGGGGACCGACCGGACGATGCTCTTCGACGGCATCCTCTTCAGCCCGCTCGTCACGAAGGCGGAGCTGCTCGAGATGAACACCCGGACCTCGATGCCGCTTGTCCTGCTCGGCGAGCACGACTTCGACGGGCGCTACGACCACGTGGCGATCGACAACGTCCGGGCTGCCCGTGACGCCGTCGAGCACCTGGTGGCGCTCGGCCGCTCGCGCATTGCGGCGATCGGAGTGCAGCCCGCAGAGGACTATGCGACACCCCAGCAGCGCACGGCCGGGTACGAGCAGGCGCTCGTGTCGGCCGGGCACGACGTCGACCCGCGATACCTGCAGCCCGCCGAGCACTACCGGCGCGCCGACGGCTACGAGGCGGCGAGGGCGCTGCTCGCGCTGCCGGAGCGGCCCGACGCGATCTTCTGCTACTCGGACCTGCTCGCGATGGGCGCGATGCGTGCGGTGTTCGACGCAGGGCTCCGGGTCCCGGAGGACGTGGCGATCATCGGCGTCGACGACATCGAGGAAGGCCGGTACTCGCGGCCGAGCCTGAGCACCGTCTCGCTGGATACGCCCTTCATCGCCCACCATGCGGTGGCGCGCATCGCGGCGCGGATCGCGGAGCCCGATGGGCCTGCGATCGAGGTCGTCGCGCCGCACACGGTGATCCCGCGAGAGAGCACAGACGGGCCGGTGGGGCCGTCTCGACTGCGGTAG
- a CDS encoding ABC transporter substrate-binding protein — protein sequence MAVGFLAAATVLAACGPSIAPEGASSEPTAADPDALQAPTDESPSGEITIWDRSGDLFNVFDAAIAAFNEKYPDITVHHEAVDIDAKLQNTLITGSDVPDGVFLDDAKVAGFADYLWNLEGVLEPYVDDIAQQKVDVNTLDGGMYGVPFDLNPGLLYYNATALEAAGVDAATIETYDDLLEAARQYKTAVPAAGPIHLEQSAFLGQLQLDMYASQLGTSLADENGALRIDSPEYAQVLTFLDTVQKEGLGTRAEYLTQSDVGALESAKQVFYPWAIWFSFAPQQQLTETFGDWRAMPLPAWSEGGARSGAMGGSSFVLPKDGENSELAWLFYEFLMYDEAGYTAVYGPNDVYPNGLNTSVPAYEPAADPSRPLFGPLEALGGQDLWAVAVEAGRQIPGGAPTPAWWAGAVDYLGNDVQRMLDGELTPQEVMEQSSAAIQTNLVDRQ from the coding sequence ATGGCGGTCGGGTTCCTGGCGGCGGCCACGGTCCTCGCCGCCTGTGGCCCGTCCATCGCACCGGAGGGTGCATCCTCCGAGCCCACGGCCGCCGATCCGGACGCCCTCCAGGCCCCCACTGACGAGTCACCGTCGGGCGAGATCACCATCTGGGACCGGTCGGGTGACCTCTTCAACGTGTTCGACGCCGCCATCGCGGCGTTCAACGAGAAGTACCCGGACATCACCGTGCACCACGAGGCCGTCGACATCGACGCCAAGCTGCAGAACACGCTCATCACCGGCAGCGACGTGCCCGACGGGGTCTTCCTCGACGACGCCAAGGTGGCCGGCTTCGCCGACTACCTCTGGAACCTCGAGGGAGTGCTTGAGCCCTACGTCGACGACATCGCCCAGCAGAAGGTCGACGTCAACACCCTCGACGGCGGCATGTACGGCGTCCCGTTCGACCTCAACCCGGGCCTCCTCTACTACAACGCCACGGCACTCGAGGCGGCCGGCGTGGACGCCGCCACCATCGAGACGTACGACGACCTGCTCGAGGCGGCCCGGCAGTACAAGACCGCAGTACCCGCCGCGGGCCCGATCCACCTCGAGCAGTCGGCGTTCCTCGGCCAGCTCCAGCTCGACATGTACGCGAGCCAGCTCGGCACGAGCCTCGCCGACGAGAACGGTGCGCTGCGCATCGACTCCCCCGAGTACGCGCAGGTCCTCACCTTCCTCGACACCGTGCAGAAAGAGGGGCTCGGCACGCGCGCCGAGTACCTGACCCAGAGCGACGTCGGCGCGCTCGAGTCCGCGAAGCAGGTCTTCTACCCGTGGGCCATCTGGTTCAGCTTCGCGCCCCAGCAGCAGCTCACCGAGACGTTCGGTGACTGGCGCGCCATGCCGCTCCCCGCGTGGAGCGAGGGCGGCGCACGCAGCGGCGCCATGGGCGGCTCCTCGTTCGTACTCCCGAAGGACGGGGAGAACTCCGAGCTCGCGTGGCTGTTCTACGAGTTCCTGATGTACGACGAGGCCGGGTACACCGCGGTCTACGGTCCGAACGACGTCTACCCGAACGGCCTCAACACGTCGGTCCCGGCCTACGAGCCCGCCGCCGACCCCTCGCGTCCCCTGTTCGGGCCGCTCGAGGCCCTCGGCGGTCAGGACCTCTGGGCCGTCGCCGTGGAGGCGGGACGCCAGATCCCGGGCGGCGCACCGACCCCGGCGTGGTGGGCCGGGGCGGTCGACTACCTCGGCAACGACGTCCAGCGGATGCTCGACGGCGAGCTGACCCCCCAGGAGGTCATGGAGCAGTCGAGCGCCGCCATCCAGACGAACCTCGTCGATCGACAGTAG
- a CDS encoding carbohydrate ABC transporter permease, translated as MTLITAPHPTRVASPPPRRQTSRSSLRRRAAPYFFIAPFLVLFAAFAVYPMLFTLRLSFTNWRGSGAAEWVGLGNYTYLIGNEAFWASLGNSATLWLLIVPVQLALALVVAVLLDNAKLRLRGFYRVAFLVPFVTPLVAVAQIWVVVFDQDYGAVNSLLNAVGLPDVGWLTTSQWAKPTLALLFLWKTTGFIVIILLSGLQSIDRSVYEAASIDGASPARQLWSITVPLVRRTLMFSLVLQTLAVFQMFAEPFVVTDGGPYSSTTTAGLYLYDHITRADLGTGAANSFLLVIVVMALSLFFVRLLRTED; from the coding sequence TTGACCCTCATCACAGCCCCGCACCCGACGCGCGTGGCCTCGCCGCCCCCGCGGCGGCAGACCTCCCGCTCCTCGCTGCGCCGCAGGGCGGCTCCCTACTTCTTCATCGCACCGTTCCTCGTGCTGTTCGCCGCCTTCGCCGTCTACCCGATGCTCTTCACGCTCCGGCTCAGCTTCACCAACTGGCGCGGGTCGGGTGCTGCGGAGTGGGTCGGCCTCGGCAACTACACCTACCTCATCGGCAACGAGGCGTTCTGGGCGTCGCTCGGTAACTCCGCCACGCTGTGGCTGCTCATCGTCCCGGTCCAGCTGGCCCTTGCGCTGGTCGTCGCCGTGCTGCTCGACAACGCGAAGCTACGGCTCCGCGGCTTCTACCGCGTCGCATTCCTCGTCCCCTTCGTGACGCCGCTCGTCGCCGTCGCGCAGATCTGGGTCGTCGTCTTCGACCAGGACTATGGCGCCGTGAACAGCCTGCTCAACGCCGTCGGCCTGCCCGACGTCGGCTGGCTCACCACGAGCCAGTGGGCGAAGCCGACGCTCGCGCTGCTCTTCCTCTGGAAGACGACCGGCTTCATCGTGATCATCCTGCTCTCGGGGCTGCAGTCGATCGACCGGAGCGTGTACGAGGCCGCCTCCATCGACGGGGCCTCCCCTGCACGGCAGCTGTGGAGCATCACCGTCCCCCTCGTCCGGCGGACGCTGATGTTCTCCCTCGTGCTCCAGACGCTGGCCGTCTTCCAGATGTTCGCCGAGCCCTTCGTCGTGACCGACGGCGGGCCCTACAGCTCGACCACCACGGCCGGCCTGTACCTCTACGACCACATCACCCGTGCGGACCTGGGCACCGGCGCCGCCAACTCGTTCCTGCTGGTCATCGTCGTGATGGCGCTGTCGCTCTTCTTCGTGCGGCTGCTGCGGACGGAGGACTGA
- a CDS encoding carbohydrate ABC transporter permease codes for MSAPILVTTTADPTGAASSGRPARTLATTVASQAFLVVLTIAFLAPVVWAILSAFKPAHEIVADPLGFSPGDATLENFTRMFADVPIGQGFLNTTIVLVLKGTLTLVFAPLAGYAFAKYEFPLKNLLFGTVLITLMLPTIVLIIPLLLEMKTLGWVNTYQALILPGAIDAFAIFWMRQVIAAVPDELLDAARVDGCSEIGIFARIIVPVIRPALAGLGVLTVMNIYNDFVWPVVVASSERMATLQVVLSTLAQNITGNRIGADYATVTGELLAAASIALVPLLVIFVLLQRHFINGILAGSVKG; via the coding sequence ATGAGTGCACCGATCCTCGTGACCACCACCGCGGACCCGACGGGGGCGGCGTCGTCCGGCCGGCCCGCGCGAACCCTCGCGACCACCGTCGCCTCGCAGGCGTTCCTCGTCGTCCTGACGATCGCCTTTCTGGCGCCCGTGGTGTGGGCCATCCTCTCGGCGTTCAAGCCCGCACACGAGATCGTGGCCGACCCGCTCGGCTTCAGTCCAGGCGACGCGACGCTCGAGAACTTCACCCGGATGTTCGCCGACGTGCCGATCGGTCAAGGTTTCCTGAACACGACGATCGTGCTCGTGCTCAAGGGCACCCTGACTCTGGTGTTTGCGCCGCTCGCTGGCTACGCGTTCGCGAAGTACGAGTTTCCGCTGAAGAACCTGCTCTTCGGCACGGTGCTGATCACGCTCATGCTGCCCACGATCGTCCTGATCATCCCGCTGCTGCTGGAGATGAAGACGCTCGGCTGGGTCAACACGTACCAGGCCCTGATCCTCCCCGGTGCTATCGACGCATTCGCGATCTTCTGGATGCGCCAGGTGATCGCGGCCGTGCCCGACGAGCTGCTCGACGCGGCGCGCGTCGACGGGTGCAGCGAGATCGGCATCTTCGCGCGGATCATCGTGCCGGTGATCCGGCCGGCCCTCGCCGGGCTCGGCGTGCTCACCGTGATGAACATCTACAACGACTTCGTGTGGCCGGTCGTCGTCGCGAGCTCCGAGCGGATGGCGACCCTCCAGGTCGTGCTCTCGACGCTCGCCCAGAACATCACCGGCAACCGCATCGGCGCCGACTACGCGACCGTCACGGGCGAGCTCCTGGCCGCCGCTTCGATCGCGCTCGTGCCCCTCCTCGTCATCTTCGTCCTGCTCCAGCGCCACTTCATCAACGGCATCCTCGCCGGCAGCGTCAAGGGCTGA